The proteins below come from a single Gammaproteobacteria bacterium genomic window:
- a CDS encoding sel1 repeat family protein has protein sequence MAYAYKQSLIFILLLILSLPTAASAVSDLHAGLTAYRQRDYPKALKLLQPLAQAGVVEAQRKLGVMYRHGLGVQKNDETALHWYRQAAQQGHPGAQNSLGIMYRFGLGVPRDPVQAHQWLQQAAQQNFTKAQENLGLLYMDGDGATQDDAKAVYWLGKAAEAGQVKSQLTLGLLILAGRGTAKNPHLAMQWIEKAAAAGSIQAATAMARAYERGLYGRRVDSVQAQYWRQRSNR, from the coding sequence GTGGCTTACGCTTACAAACAATCACTCATTTTCATCCTATTATTGATCTTATCCTTGCCTACAGCGGCTTCAGCCGTTTCAGATTTGCATGCGGGTTTGACGGCTTATCGCCAACGTGACTATCCAAAAGCTCTAAAACTGTTGCAGCCGTTAGCGCAAGCCGGCGTGGTGGAAGCGCAACGAAAATTGGGGGTAATGTACCGTCACGGTCTTGGGGTGCAGAAAAACGATGAGACGGCTTTACATTGGTATCGTCAAGCTGCGCAGCAGGGGCATCCCGGAGCGCAAAACAGTCTGGGTATTATGTACCGCTTTGGCTTAGGCGTACCTCGGGATCCCGTGCAGGCCCATCAATGGCTACAGCAGGCTGCGCAACAGAATTTTACTAAAGCACAAGAAAACCTGGGACTGTTGTATATGGACGGTGATGGCGCGACCCAGGATGACGCCAAAGCGGTTTACTGGTTAGGTAAAGCAGCGGAGGCAGGGCAAGTGAAGTCGCAATTAACACTGGGCTTGTTGATTCTGGCAGGTCGGGGTACGGCCAAAAACCCACACCTGGCAATGCAGTGGATTGAAAAGGCCGCTGCAGCAGGCTCAATCCAAGCAGCCACAGCGATGGCTAGGGCTTACGAGCGGGGCTTATATGGCAGACGCGTGGATTCGGTTCAAGCGCAGTATTGGCGGCAACGCAGTAATCGTTGA
- a CDS encoding sigma D regulator → MQSSNEALPERRVRSHRDIGMLVESRTDTLSLLRDLAVRQPFKPEHETQVLLQNFCESLIDYTASAHFQLYRHIDEDKERRTPVQQIANDIYPRVAESTQAILDFNDKYDCEDHCDNLSDLADDLSKLAEQLADRIELEDRLIKVLRTPRRV, encoded by the coding sequence ATGCAGTCTAGCAACGAGGCACTTCCCGAAAGACGAGTACGGTCTCATAGGGACATCGGTATGTTGGTGGAAAGTCGAACTGACACATTGTCACTACTAAGAGATCTAGCGGTACGTCAGCCTTTCAAGCCGGAGCATGAAACCCAGGTGTTATTGCAAAATTTTTGTGAATCACTGATCGACTACACGGCCAGCGCACACTTCCAACTCTATCGCCACATCGATGAAGACAAAGAGCGTCGAACACCGGTGCAGCAAATCGCCAATGACATCTATCCTCGCGTTGCCGAATCCACCCAGGCGATTTTGGACTTTAATGATAAATACGATTGTGAAGACCATTGCGATAATCTTTCTGATTTGGCCGATGATCTTTCCAAACTGGCGGAACAGCTGGCGGATCGTATCGAGTTGGAAGATCGCTTAATTAAAGTGCTACGCACACCGCGTCGAGTCTGA
- a CDS encoding response regulator — translation MVKVLLVEDNEMNRDMLSRRLERKGFSVVFALDGQQAVSLAASENPDIILMDMSLPIMDGWEATRQIKSQQNLNKIPVIALTAHAMSGDREKALEAGCEEYDTKPVDFPRLVEKMNTLLDKKAE, via the coding sequence GTGGTAAAAGTTTTGCTGGTAGAAGACAATGAGATGAATCGGGATATGTTATCCCGGCGTTTGGAACGCAAGGGCTTTAGCGTGGTATTTGCTTTGGATGGGCAACAGGCAGTTTCTTTGGCGGCTTCGGAGAATCCTGACATAATTTTAATGGATATGAGTTTGCCAATTATGGATGGTTGGGAAGCTACCCGGCAAATAAAAAGCCAGCAAAATTTAAATAAAATACCGGTGATTGCCTTGACTGCCCATGCCATGTCGGGTGATCGGGAGAAAGCTTTGGAAGCGGGTTGTGAGGAATATGATACAAAACCCGTCGATTTTCCGCGATTGGTAGAGAAAATGAATACTTTGCTGGACAAAAAAGCGGAATGA
- a CDS encoding response regulator codes for MNQPAMTIDTDNSDTPAAILVVDDNEMNRDMLLRRLRPMGFRVETATDGAEALDALQREPYDLVLLDIMMPVMDGFEVLKCMKQDNTLRTVPVIMITALDDSSSAARCIDMGAEDYLTKPFDPTLLKARVGACLERKRLHDKEAHYRTQIEMYNSQLQERVQQQVQEISQAQLGAIFAMSKLAESRDPETGEHLERMREYCRILSQQLSRLTKYQEKIDAAFISDIYAASPLHDIGKVGIDDSVLLKPGKLTADEWQVMRLHPVIGAETLKEVDKQHPGNTLIRMGVEIASAHHERWDGGGYPYGLRGEEIPLVARILALGDVYDALTSKRCYKDAFSHEKSRGILVEGSGNHFDPEVVDAFIATEDEFKRVREYFQDSE; via the coding sequence ATGAATCAACCTGCAATGACTATCGACACGGACAATTCTGACACTCCTGCTGCTATTTTGGTGGTCGATGACAATGAAATGAATCGTGATATGTTGTTGCGGCGATTGCGCCCCATGGGTTTTCGAGTAGAAACTGCTACCGATGGTGCTGAAGCGCTGGATGCCCTGCAACGGGAACCCTATGATTTGGTGTTACTGGATATTATGATGCCGGTCATGGATGGCTTTGAAGTACTGAAGTGTATGAAACAAGATAATACACTTAGAACGGTGCCAGTTATTATGATAACCGCTTTAGACGATTCTTCCAGCGCTGCCCGTTGTATCGACATGGGCGCAGAAGACTACCTCACCAAGCCGTTTGATCCCACCTTATTGAAAGCACGTGTGGGCGCCTGTCTGGAACGCAAACGTTTACACGACAAGGAAGCCCATTATCGTACCCAAATTGAAATGTACAATTCCCAATTGCAGGAACGAGTGCAACAACAAGTCCAGGAAATCTCCCAGGCACAATTAGGGGCTATTTTTGCCATGTCTAAATTGGCCGAATCCCGGGACCCTGAAACCGGTGAACATTTGGAGCGAATGCGGGAGTATTGTCGGATTCTATCGCAGCAGTTGAGCCGTTTAACCAAATATCAGGAAAAAATAGATGCGGCGTTTATTTCTGATATATACGCAGCCAGCCCCTTGCACGATATCGGTAAAGTGGGCATTGATGATTCTGTGCTGCTTAAGCCGGGCAAATTAACCGCTGACGAATGGCAGGTGATGCGCTTGCATCCGGTTATTGGTGCTGAAACCTTAAAAGAAGTGGATAAGCAACATCCCGGTAACACCTTAATCAGAATGGGCGTGGAGATTGCATCGGCCCATCATGAGCGTTGGGACGGCGGTGGTTATCCTTATGGTTTGAGGGGTGAAGAAATTCCTCTGGTGGCGCGGATTCTGGCACTGGGCGATGTGTACGATGCTTTGACCTCCAAAAGATGTTATAAAGATGCATTTTCTCATGAGAAAAGTAGGGGTATATTGGTGGAAGGTTCAGGAAACCACTTTGATCCGGAAGTGGTGGACGCTTTCATTGCTACGGAAGACGAATTCAAAAGGGTTAGAGAGTACTTTCAAGACTCCGAATAA
- a CDS encoding MATE family efflux transporter, which yields MFLESLKQRQIHSDLWRIAVPLILSNLSVPLLGIVDTAVVGHLDSPHYIGAVAVGSMIFGIVFWGFGFLRMGTTAFTAQAFGAGDGDEIRAVLLRALFLAMVFSLLLIGLQQAIAWLAFQLIGAGEQVEQQARLYFFIRILSAPATLANYVLLGWFLGLHNARAPLLLLLFVNSLNMALDFVFVTVLGTAADGVAWASFIAEYCGLGLGLLLLRGELRKHPGHWHMQRILDRTRLLHLLAVNRDIFIRTLCLMFTLAFFTAQGSRLGDAVLAANAVLFTFQTFMAYGLDGLAHAAEAMTGKAVGASNQRQFDAVLVVTLCWALAASSVFAWMYFALGEIFIAWISDIESVRHLAANYLPWVALLPLISVWSFILDGIYIGATKAAEMRNTMLFSTVCVFLPAWYLLQTHHNHGLWLAFCLFMLARAVSMGLLFLLMQRQNRFFPCITPTK from the coding sequence TTGTTTCTTGAAAGTCTAAAACAACGTCAAATCCATTCCGACCTATGGCGCATTGCAGTGCCGCTTATTTTGTCCAATCTGTCCGTACCGCTGTTGGGTATAGTGGATACGGCTGTGGTGGGGCATCTGGACTCTCCTCATTACATAGGCGCAGTCGCCGTGGGGTCCATGATTTTCGGCATAGTCTTCTGGGGTTTTGGTTTTTTACGCATGGGTACCACAGCGTTCACAGCCCAGGCTTTTGGTGCTGGCGATGGCGATGAAATTCGTGCGGTATTATTGCGGGCGCTGTTTTTGGCGATGGTTTTTTCGCTGTTGCTGATAGGGCTGCAACAAGCCATTGCCTGGTTGGCGTTTCAGCTGATAGGCGCCGGTGAACAGGTGGAACAACAAGCGCGCTTGTATTTTTTTATTCGAATATTGAGTGCTCCGGCCACTTTGGCCAATTATGTGCTGTTAGGGTGGTTTCTGGGTTTGCACAATGCCAGAGCACCCTTGTTGTTACTGTTGTTTGTTAACAGTCTGAATATGGCGTTGGATTTTGTTTTTGTTACTGTTTTGGGAACCGCCGCCGATGGTGTGGCCTGGGCCTCTTTTATTGCCGAGTATTGCGGTTTAGGTCTGGGTTTGTTGCTGCTACGCGGGGAGCTACGCAAACATCCCGGCCATTGGCACATGCAGCGGATTCTCGATCGCACGCGTTTATTGCATTTGTTGGCGGTGAACCGGGACATATTTATTCGAACCTTATGTTTGATGTTTACCCTGGCGTTTTTTACTGCACAGGGCTCGCGCTTGGGAGACGCGGTTTTGGCAGCCAATGCTGTGTTATTCACTTTTCAAACCTTTATGGCTTATGGATTGGATGGGTTGGCTCATGCGGCCGAGGCCATGACCGGAAAAGCCGTGGGTGCATCCAACCAACGACAGTTTGATGCGGTCCTTGTGGTTACCTTGTGTTGGGCCTTGGCTGCCAGTTCTGTTTTCGCATGGATGTATTTTGCGCTGGGTGAGATTTTTATCGCCTGGATCAGTGATATTGAATCGGTACGGCATCTGGCGGCGAACTACTTGCCCTGGGTTGCATTGCTACCCTTGATTTCTGTTTGGAGTTTTATTCTCGACGGTATTTACATTGGGGCGACCAAAGCTGCGGAAATGCGTAACACCATGTTGTTTTCCACCGTATGTGTGTTCTTGCCGGCCTGGTATTTATTACAAACCCATCACAACCACGGGTTGTGGCTGGCATTTTGCCTGTTTATGCTGGCTCGGGCTGTAAGCATGGGACTGCTGTTTTTGCTAATGCAACGCCAAAACCGGTTTTTCCCTTGCATTACGCCGACAAAATAA
- a CDS encoding alanine--glyoxylate aminotransferase family protein, whose translation MSQSFVPPIRTLMGPGPSDVHPRVLSAMARSTIGHLDPMFVDLMDDMKSLIQYAFKTTYELTIPVSAPGSAGMETCFVNLIEPGDKVIVCQNGVFGGRMKENVERAGAVAVMVEDAWGTAVDPNKLEDALKANPDAKVVAFVHAETSTGVQSDARTLAEIARKHGCLTIADTVTSLGGSELKVEEWGLDAVYSGSQKCLSCAPGLSPVTFSDRAVEVIKSRKAKVQSWFLDLNLVMGYWGAGTKRAYHHTAPVNALYGLHESLVILEEEGLENSWSRHQRNHNILKAGLEAMGLELIVNESHRLPQLNAVSIPSGVDEAAVRKRLLDDFNLEIGAGLGALAGKIWRIGLMGHASNPKNVLFCLAALDTVLSGMGAEINSGAAVPAAQAALNQS comes from the coding sequence ATGAGCCAATCTTTCGTTCCTCCCATTCGCACATTGATGGGCCCCGGTCCTTCTGACGTACATCCTCGCGTTTTGAGCGCCATGGCCAGGTCCACTATCGGACATCTGGATCCTATGTTTGTGGATTTAATGGATGATATGAAGTCTTTGATCCAGTACGCTTTCAAAACTACCTATGAACTTACCATCCCTGTGTCTGCGCCAGGGTCGGCCGGTATGGAAACTTGTTTTGTCAACCTGATAGAGCCCGGTGATAAGGTTATAGTGTGCCAAAACGGCGTATTTGGCGGACGAATGAAAGAAAATGTGGAAAGAGCCGGTGCTGTGGCTGTCATGGTGGAAGATGCTTGGGGTACCGCCGTGGATCCCAACAAACTTGAGGATGCCTTGAAAGCCAACCCCGATGCCAAAGTGGTGGCTTTCGTTCATGCGGAAACATCCACCGGGGTGCAATCTGATGCCCGAACCTTGGCGGAAATAGCCCGTAAGCACGGTTGTCTCACTATCGCAGACACGGTGACGTCCTTGGGCGGTTCTGAACTAAAAGTGGAAGAATGGGGTTTGGATGCGGTGTATTCCGGCAGCCAAAAATGTCTTTCCTGCGCGCCCGGTTTGTCTCCAGTGACGTTTAGTGATCGAGCGGTAGAGGTCATCAAATCACGTAAAGCCAAGGTGCAAAGCTGGTTTCTGGATCTTAATCTGGTCATGGGTTATTGGGGGGCCGGCACGAAGCGGGCTTATCATCATACCGCACCGGTAAACGCATTATACGGCCTGCATGAATCATTGGTGATTTTAGAGGAAGAAGGTTTGGAGAACTCCTGGTCTCGCCACCAACGCAATCACAATATTCTCAAAGCCGGCTTGGAAGCCATGGGCCTGGAGTTGATTGTCAACGAATCCCATCGCCTGCCGCAATTGAACGCGGTGAGTATTCCTTCCGGCGTGGATGAAGCGGCGGTGCGTAAACGTCTGCTGGATGATTTTAATTTGGAAATCGGTGCCGGTTTAGGCGCTCTGGCCGGAAAAATCTGGCGTATCGGTTTAATGGGCCACGCCAGCAATCCCAAGAATGTGTTGTTTTGCCTGGCGGCTTTGGACACCGTATTAAGCGGTATGGGTGCAGAGATTAACAGCGGTGCCGCTGTGCCGGCAGCACAAGCCGCTCTGAATCAATCCTGA
- the glcE gene encoding glycolate oxidase subunit GlcE produces the protein MEGLADKDISPDLQQRILAARGEKQNLNLCGSGSKSFYGRVATGESLPLSAHRGVVSYEPSELVLTVRAGTTLKEIDALLASQQQMLPFEPPGFGDSATIGGTLACGFSGPRRPFSGAARDFMLGCKVLTGKGEIVNFGGQVMKNVAGYDVSRLMVGAMGTLGVLLEVSLKVLPIPEDEMTLCMPLSETEAIDVMCARAAKPLPLSAACYDGESVCLRLSGSTLAVNDARKKIAGDVLGSSGFWEQVREHSHYFFSDPRPLWRISVAPATLPLPLRGQWFYDWGGGQRWLKTNDSAAIVRAAVESEGGHATLFSGKQAYADTEVEIFHPLPQHLLRLHQRLKATFDPDGILNRGRMYSAF, from the coding sequence GTGGAAGGATTAGCGGACAAAGATATTAGTCCGGACTTGCAGCAGCGAATTCTGGCGGCGCGTGGGGAAAAGCAAAATCTCAACCTCTGTGGGTCAGGCTCTAAATCTTTTTACGGTAGAGTGGCTACAGGTGAGAGTTTACCACTGAGCGCTCATCGAGGTGTGGTCAGCTACGAACCCAGCGAATTGGTACTCACTGTGCGGGCCGGAACCACCTTGAAAGAGATTGATGCCTTACTGGCTTCACAACAACAAATGTTACCTTTCGAGCCACCCGGTTTCGGTGACTCAGCCACCATAGGTGGTACCCTGGCCTGTGGGTTTTCAGGCCCACGGCGGCCCTTCAGTGGTGCTGCCCGGGATTTCATGTTGGGCTGTAAGGTGTTAACCGGTAAGGGAGAGATCGTTAATTTCGGCGGTCAAGTGATGAAAAATGTTGCCGGTTACGATGTGTCGCGTTTAATGGTTGGTGCGATGGGAACACTGGGTGTTTTGCTCGAAGTCTCTCTAAAAGTATTGCCCATACCGGAAGATGAAATGACCTTGTGCATGCCCTTAAGCGAGACCGAAGCGATTGATGTAATGTGTGCCCGAGCTGCGAAACCTTTGCCTTTGTCGGCGGCCTGTTATGATGGGGAATCCGTCTGTTTGCGCCTGTCCGGTTCCACTCTGGCTGTTAATGATGCTCGCAAAAAAATCGCCGGCGATGTATTGGGTTCCAGTGGTTTTTGGGAACAAGTACGGGAACACAGCCACTATTTTTTCAGTGATCCCAGGCCTCTTTGGCGTATTAGTGTGGCTCCTGCCACGCTGCCTTTACCGCTTCGAGGTCAATGGTTTTACGACTGGGGCGGTGGACAACGTTGGTTGAAAACCAATGATTCGGCCGCTATTGTCCGGGCAGCGGTGGAAAGTGAGGGGGGGCATGCTACCTTGTTTTCTGGGAAGCAGGCCTATGCGGATACGGAAGTGGAAATTTTTCATCCATTACCTCAACATCTGTTACGCTTGCACCAGCGTCTCAAAGCGACATTTGACCCTGATGGTATTTTAAACCGGGGACGCATGTATTCAGCATTTTGA
- a CDS encoding FAD-binding protein, which produces MSLFDRLKAIVPAHSVLTTEEQLRPYECDGLTAYKQLPLVVVLPETVEQVQQIMQLCCQMQVPVVARGAGTGLSGGALPLQDSLVLSLARFNKILDVDYANRLARVQPGVRNLAISQAVEAMGLFYAPDPSSQIACTIGGNVAENSGGVHCLKYGLTVHNIAEIKIVTMEGELLTIGATAPDAPGFDLLALFTGSEGLLGVIVEVVVKLVPKPQHVQVMLIAFDRLENAAQMVSDVIAAGVVPAGLEMMDKAAIKAAEAFVHAGYPLDAEAILLCELDGSSVEVSEQVNVVQELANARGATKIVVAENDKQRELLWKGRKAAFPAVGRLSPDYYCMDGTIPRRHLPQVLQTIAQLSEEYKLPVANVFHAGDGNLHPLILYDANKPGELERTEEFGARILEACVAVGGTITGEHGVGKEKIDQMCLQFQPLELETFHAVKAVFDEQGLLNPGKAVPTLHRCAELGRMHIHGGELPFPDLERF; this is translated from the coding sequence ATGTCTCTATTCGATCGATTAAAAGCCATAGTTCCTGCTCATTCGGTATTAACCACCGAAGAACAATTACGCCCCTATGAATGTGACGGTTTAACCGCCTACAAACAATTGCCCTTGGTGGTGGTATTGCCGGAAACTGTGGAGCAAGTGCAGCAGATTATGCAGCTTTGCTGCCAAATGCAGGTGCCTGTCGTGGCTCGGGGTGCGGGTACGGGTTTATCCGGTGGCGCGCTACCGCTGCAGGATAGTTTGGTGTTGAGTCTGGCTCGGTTTAATAAAATCCTCGATGTGGATTATGCCAATCGTCTGGCTCGGGTTCAGCCCGGCGTACGTAACCTGGCCATCAGTCAGGCCGTGGAAGCTATGGGTTTGTTCTATGCCCCCGATCCCTCGTCGCAAATTGCCTGTACTATCGGTGGCAATGTGGCAGAAAATTCCGGCGGGGTACATTGCCTCAAATACGGTTTAACGGTTCATAATATCGCCGAAATTAAAATTGTGACTATGGAGGGGGAATTACTCACCATTGGTGCGACGGCGCCCGATGCTCCCGGTTTTGATTTGCTGGCCTTGTTTACCGGTTCGGAAGGCTTATTGGGTGTTATTGTGGAAGTGGTGGTAAAGCTGGTACCCAAACCCCAACACGTACAAGTAATGTTAATTGCTTTTGATCGGTTGGAAAACGCGGCGCAAATGGTCAGCGATGTGATTGCTGCCGGTGTGGTGCCGGCAGGATTGGAAATGATGGATAAAGCGGCGATTAAAGCGGCAGAGGCCTTTGTACATGCGGGCTATCCATTGGATGCTGAGGCTATCTTACTGTGTGAGTTGGATGGTTCCAGCGTGGAAGTGAGTGAACAAGTGAACGTTGTGCAAGAGCTGGCCAATGCCAGGGGAGCCACGAAAATTGTTGTGGCCGAAAACGACAAGCAGCGCGAATTGTTGTGGAAAGGCCGCAAAGCCGCTTTTCCCGCCGTGGGGCGCCTATCGCCGGATTACTATTGTATGGATGGCACCATCCCAAGGCGTCATTTACCCCAGGTGCTACAAACCATTGCGCAATTGTCTGAAGAGTACAAGTTGCCCGTAGCCAACGTATTTCATGCCGGCGATGGTAATCTACACCCCTTGATTCTCTATGACGCCAATAAACCCGGGGAACTGGAGCGCACTGAGGAGTTTGGTGCACGCATATTGGAAGCCTGCGTTGCCGTGGGGGGCACTATTACCGGCGAGCATGGGGTAGGCAAGGAAAAAATCGATCAAATGTGCTTGCAATTTCAGCCCCTGGAGCTGGAAACTTTTCATGCCGTCAAAGCGGTGTTTGATGAACAGGGCCTGCTGAATCCCGGCAAGGCTGTGCCTACCTTGCATCGGTGCGCCGAGCTGGGGCGTATGCATATACATGGCGGTGAATTACCCTTTCCCGATCTGGAGCGGTTTTAA
- a CDS encoding serine protease: MNKLFSCISVGLMGLFVSAVSAETNIHNSIVKIMATHNHADYKSPWQRQGIHSVTGSGAIIDGNRILTNAHVVADQTLLEVQREGAGNTYTADVSFVCHSCDLAILTVADESFFDGAKPLKIDGLPKLQSRVNVYGFPTGGETISITEGIVSRIEVDYYVHSADRFLLAQVDAAINPGNSGGPVISKGQIVGIAMQALEHAENIGYMVPAPVIKHFMEDIKDGRFDGFPELDIYIQLIENKALRTALKLPPKSGGLLVTGVSEDSGLLQFINPGDVIMEIDGHEIGRDGKIKLNNGLRVESSHLEYLKQVGDNLSVKVFRKGKTLSKKIPLKSRKKRINNKEYDRAPSYFVFGGLVFQPLTRGYLAAHHNAQYNMIPHIPEYTLQGYKKSIPNRIQSSRDQVIVLSRVLPDVVNHGYKNMENTVVHSINGTVVKDMKHLIQLIEKASDNYLSVVTEFGNQLALDLKQSRSRNQKILDNYQVHVDRSPDLR, from the coding sequence ATGAACAAATTATTTTCCTGCATTTCTGTGGGCCTGATGGGACTGTTCGTCTCAGCTGTCTCAGCCGAAACCAATATTCACAATAGCATTGTGAAAATTATGGCCACTCACAACCACGCCGATTATAAATCGCCGTGGCAGCGACAGGGCATTCATTCGGTTACCGGTTCCGGTGCCATCATCGACGGCAACCGCATTCTCACCAACGCTCATGTTGTGGCAGACCAAACCCTGTTGGAAGTCCAACGGGAGGGGGCTGGAAACACCTACACGGCTGACGTGAGCTTTGTTTGTCACAGTTGTGACCTGGCTATTTTAACTGTAGCTGATGAAAGCTTTTTTGACGGCGCCAAACCCTTAAAAATAGATGGCCTGCCCAAATTACAATCCCGGGTTAATGTTTACGGCTTTCCTACCGGAGGAGAAACCATTTCCATTACCGAAGGCATTGTGTCACGAATTGAAGTGGACTATTACGTACACTCCGCCGATCGCTTTTTACTGGCTCAGGTAGACGCCGCCATCAACCCGGGAAACAGCGGTGGTCCGGTGATTTCCAAGGGCCAAATTGTCGGCATAGCCATGCAAGCCCTGGAACACGCAGAAAACATTGGCTATATGGTACCTGCTCCGGTGATCAAGCATTTTATGGAGGACATCAAAGATGGCCGTTTTGACGGTTTTCCTGAACTGGATATTTATATTCAGCTCATTGAAAATAAAGCTTTGCGCACTGCTTTAAAATTACCACCTAAATCCGGAGGGCTATTGGTTACCGGAGTTTCCGAGGACAGTGGCTTACTGCAGTTTATCAACCCCGGCGATGTCATCATGGAAATTGACGGCCATGAGATCGGCCGAGACGGCAAAATTAAACTCAACAACGGATTGCGCGTGGAATCTTCCCATCTGGAATACTTGAAACAAGTGGGTGATAACCTGAGTGTAAAAGTTTTTCGCAAGGGAAAAACACTCAGTAAAAAAATCCCGTTGAAAAGCCGTAAAAAGCGTATCAACAACAAAGAATATGACCGGGCGCCCAGTTATTTTGTCTTCGGCGGCTTGGTGTTCCAACCCCTAACCCGAGGATACCTGGCGGCACATCACAATGCCCAGTACAATATGATTCCGCATATTCCTGAATACACATTGCAAGGCTATAAAAAATCCATTCCGAACCGGATCCAGTCCAGCCGAGATCAGGTCATTGTGCTCAGCCGAGTATTGCCCGATGTAGTCAACCACGGTTACAAAAACATGGAAAACACGGTGGTACACTCCATAAACGGCACTGTGGTGAAAGATATGAAACACTTAATTCAATTGATAGAAAAGGCATCTGACAACTACCTTTCGGTAGTGACTGAATTTGGTAATCAACTGGCGCTGGATTTAAAACAATCCCGTAGCCGGAATCAGAAAATTCTGGACAATTATCAAGTGCATGTGGATCGTTCGCCGGACTTGCGGTAA
- a CDS encoding TerB family tellurite resistance protein, protein MIDAIKKFFEQNIHTASQDDSEQRLRVATAALLIETARADSHVTPEEMAEVANCVRKAFDLSLQQTRELVELAESEMDRATCFFEFTSLINQGFDYDQKIKVVELMWQVVFADQFLEKYEEALVRKIADLLYVAHKDFIAAKLRVQAQQND, encoded by the coding sequence ATGATCGACGCCATAAAGAAATTTTTCGAACAGAATATCCATACCGCTAGTCAGGATGACAGTGAGCAGCGTTTACGGGTGGCAACAGCTGCCTTACTCATAGAGACCGCTCGCGCGGATTCCCACGTGACTCCTGAGGAAATGGCCGAAGTGGCCAATTGTGTTCGCAAAGCCTTTGACTTATCTCTGCAGCAAACTCGCGAGTTAGTGGAACTGGCCGAGTCGGAGATGGATCGCGCCACTTGTTTTTTCGAGTTCACTTCCTTGATCAATCAAGGATTTGATTACGATCAAAAAATTAAAGTGGTGGAACTCATGTGGCAAGTTGTGTTTGCCGATCAGTTTTTGGAAAAATACGAAGAAGCCTTAGTGCGAAAAATCGCCGATTTGCTTTATGTGGCGCACAAGGATTTTATTGCCGCCAAATTAAGAGTGCAGGCACAGCAGAATGATTGA
- a CDS encoding DsrE family protein produces MLRLMIRGVTFFITSTAFAGFAFTTTAWAQSDAQKIKSILAGDTAPFGVVFEIVESKADDLNWAIPKIKNYVEQLRQRFPDIGLAVVSHGKEEFGLMTDKQKKYAQVHKTVKSLVEDDKVPVHVCGTHASWYNVKPDAFPDYVDVTPAGPTEIANYEDMGYILVVIDK; encoded by the coding sequence ATGTTACGGCTAATGATACGCGGTGTTACTTTTTTCATCACTTCAACGGCTTTCGCCGGCTTCGCATTTACCACGACAGCCTGGGCCCAAAGCGATGCCCAAAAAATCAAAAGCATTTTGGCCGGCGATACGGCGCCGTTTGGCGTGGTGTTTGAAATTGTGGAGAGTAAAGCCGATGATCTTAACTGGGCTATTCCAAAAATTAAAAACTATGTGGAGCAGTTACGCCAGCGCTTTCCCGACATTGGTTTGGCCGTGGTGTCTCACGGCAAAGAAGAGTTCGGACTCATGACTGACAAACAAAAAAAATACGCCCAGGTACACAAAACCGTTAAGTCTCTGGTAGAGGACGATAAAGTGCCGGTCCATGTCTGCGGGACCCATGCTTCCTGGTACAACGTCAAGCCCGATGCCTTTCCAGACTACGTGGATGTCACACCCGCCGGCCCTACAGAAATCGCCAATTATGAAGACATGGGTTATATACTGGTGGTTATCGATAAGTAA